Proteins from a genomic interval of Phaseolus vulgaris chloroplast, complete genome:
- the rpl16 gene encoding ribosomal protein L16, which translates to MLSPQRTRFRKQHRGRMKGISSRGNRICFGRYALQALEPAWITSRQIEAGRRAMSRNVRRGGQIWVRIFPDKPVTVRPTETRMGSGKGFPEYWVAVVKPGKILYEMGGVPENIARKAISIASSKMPIRTQFIISG; encoded by the coding sequence CCCCAAAGAACCAGATTTCGTAAACAACATAGAGGAAGAATGAAGGGAATATCTTCTCGAGGGAATCGTATTTGCTTCGGAAGATATGCTCTTCAGGCACTTGAGCCAGCTTGGATAACATCTAGACAAATAGAAGCAGGACGGCGGGCAATGTCAAGAAATGTTCGCCGAGGTGGACAAATATGGGTACGCATTTTTCCAGACAAACCAGTTACAGTAAGACCTACTGAAACACGTATGGGTTCAGGAAAAGGATTTCCCGAATATTGGGTAGCTGTTGTTAAACCTGGGAAAATACTTTATGAAATGGGTGGAGTACCAGAAAATATAGCAAGAAAGGCTATTTCAATAGCATCATCAAAAATGCCGATACGAACTCAATTCATTATTTCAGGATAA
- the rpl14 gene encoding ribosomal protein L14, which produces MIQPQTHLNVADNSGARKLMCIRILGASNRRYAYIGDIVVAVIKQAVPNTNLERSEVIRAVIVRTCKQLKRSNGIIIQYDDNAAVVIDQEGNPKGTRIFCAIARELRQLNFTKIVSLAPEVL; this is translated from the coding sequence ATGATTCAACCTCAAACTCATTTAAATGTAGCGGATAACAGCGGAGCACGTAAACTGATGTGTATTCGAATTCTAGGAGCTAGTAATCGACGATATGCTTATATTGGCGACATTGTTGTTGCTGTAATCAAACAAGCAGTACCAAATACGAACTTAGAAAGATCAGAAGTGATCAGAGCTGTAATTGTACGGACTTGTAAACAACTAAAACGTAGCAACGGTATAATAATTCAGTATGATGATAATGCTGCAGTTGTAATTGATCAAGAAGGAAATCCAAAAGGAACTCGAATCTTTTGCGCAATCGCCCGGGAATTGAGACAGTTAAATTTCACTAAAATAGTTTCATTAGCACCCGAGGTATTATAA
- the psbA gene encoding photosystem II protein D1: MTAILERRESESLWGRFCNWITSTENRLYIGWFGVLMIPTLLTATSVFIIAFIAAPPVDIDGIREPVSGSLLYGNNIISGAIIPTSAAIGLHFYPIWEAASVDEWLYNGGPYELIVLHFLLGVACYMGREWELSFRLGMRPWIAVAYSAPVAAATAVFLIYPIGQGSFSDGMPLGISGTFNFMIVFQAEHNILMHPFHMLGVAGVFGGSLFSAMHGSLVTSSLIRETTENESANEGYRFGQEEETYNIVAAHGYFGRLIFQYASFNNSRSLHFFLAAWPVVGIWFTALGISTMAFNLNGFNFNQSVVDSQGRVINTWADIINRANLGMEVMHERNAHNFPLDLAAMEAPSVNG, translated from the coding sequence ATGACTGCAATTTTAGAGAGACGCGAGAGCGAAAGCCTATGGGGTCGCTTCTGTAACTGGATAACCAGCACCGAAAATCGTCTTTACATAGGATGGTTTGGTGTTTTGATGATTCCTACTTTATTGACTGCAACTTCTGTATTTATTATCGCTTTTATCGCTGCCCCTCCAGTAGATATTGATGGTATTCGTGAACCTGTTTCTGGATCCCTACTTTATGGAAACAATATCATTTCTGGTGCGATTATTCCTACTTCTGCGGCTATAGGTTTGCATTTTTATCCTATATGGGAAGCGGCTTCTGTTGATGAATGGTTATACAACGGCGGTCCTTATGAACTAATTGTTCTACACTTCTTACTTGGTGTAGCTTGCTACATGGGTCGTGAATGGGAACTTAGTTTTCGTCTGGGTATGCGTCCTTGGATTGCTGTTGCATATTCAGCTCCTGTTGCAGCCGCTACTGCTGTTTTCTTGATCTATCCTATTGGTCAAGGAAGCTTTTCGGATGGTATGCCTTTAGGAATTTCTGGTACTTTCAATTTTATGATTGTATTTCAGGCTGAGCATAATATTCTTATGCATCCATTTCACATGTTAGGTGTAGCTGGTGTATTCGGCGGCTCCCTATTCAGTGCTATGCATGGTTCCTTGGTAACTTCTAGTTTGATCAGGGAAACCACAGAAAATGAATCCGCTAATGAAGGTTACAGATTTGGTCAAGAGGAAGAAACCTATAATATTGTAGCTGCTCATGGTTATTTTGGCCGATTGATCTTCCAATATGCAAGTTTCAACAATTCTCGTTCTTTACATTTCTTCCTAGCTGCTTGGCCTGTAGTAGGTATTTGGTTTACCGCTTTAGGTATCAGCACTATGGCTTTCAACTTAAATGGTTTTAATTTCAACCAATCCGTAGTTGATAGTCAAGGTCGTGTAATAAATACCTGGGCTGATATTATTAACCGAGCTAACCTTGGTATGGAAGTCATGCATGAACGTAATGCTCATAATTTCCCTCTAGATCTAGCTGCGATGGAAGCTCCATCTGTTAATGGATAA